One window of the Pedobacter ginsengisoli genome contains the following:
- a CDS encoding ABC transporter ATP-binding protein, whose translation MIELKNIEKYYANKGVKSYILRHVTTSIKQGEFVSIMGPSGAGKSTLLNILGMLEEPTYGQYEFMGEDVVALNERKRIELYRNHIGFVFQAYHLIDEMTVAENIEAPLLYKKVPGSERKSRVADILDRFNMVAKSDLFPNQLSGGQQQLVGIARALVAQPSIILADEPTGNLQSAQALQIMDLFKKLNEEEGITIVQVTHSEVNAAYGSRILHLLDGVIKEDITVQQTV comes from the coding sequence ATGATAGAATTAAAAAATATAGAGAAGTATTACGCTAACAAAGGTGTAAAAAGTTACATCCTTCGTCACGTAACCACAAGTATAAAACAGGGTGAATTTGTTTCCATAATGGGGCCTTCAGGTGCCGGGAAATCTACTTTGCTTAATATATTGGGGATGCTCGAAGAACCTACTTATGGGCAATATGAATTTATGGGCGAAGATGTAGTCGCATTAAATGAACGTAAGCGGATCGAACTGTACCGTAACCACATTGGCTTTGTGTTTCAGGCCTATCACCTAATCGATGAAATGACGGTAGCCGAAAATATTGAAGCCCCATTATTATATAAAAAAGTTCCGGGTTCTGAACGCAAAAGCCGTGTAGCAGATATTCTGGATAGGTTTAATATGGTTGCCAAAAGCGATCTTTTTCCCAATCAGTTATCAGGAGGACAACAACAGCTTGTAGGTATTGCCCGTGCGTTGGTAGCTCAGCCATCTATCATTTTGGCCGATGAGCCTACAGGCAACCTGCAATCTGCACAGGCATTACAGATCATGGACCTGTTTAAAAAGTTAAATGAAGAGGAGGGGATTACCATTGTTCAGGTTACCCATTCCGAAGTTAATGCTGCCTATGGTAGTCGTATCCTGCACTTATTAGATGGTGTTATTAAAGAAGATATAACTGTTCAGCAAACTGTTTAA
- a CDS encoding ABC transporter permease: MFKLNLKIAFRNLIKNRVYTAINIGGLALGLTGFVLLLLYINHENSYDRWDQRLENVYQIREFHNLSTPDNKPHWQELNNSRNAAMLKKSIPQFKYVTKVDNDWGDNYSIKTELADPLILKGFVNTDSLFFKVFSYKFLQGNENNALQSPNSLVLKHSTAKLLFGTDEALGKTVKMLTWQGDPGTTYTVTGVVEDPSVPESLKFNAIMHNGEREKDPENLKVTTHCKIYGLVNTSIDTNALNKTINSAHLDYKNQLYGETQNKALSKGKRVPSLKIIPLKDVHANPPFARNWIDKVKPVVALSIFLLLISVINFINLATAQSVQRAKEVGVKKVLGTSKNQLIWQFLLEAAIQSMLALFVSIALVELLLPAFSSNFDVQLSFWHNTNLVIILLQLLSVFIIVTLLAGLYPAAVLSNYNPIAVLKGNYENSFKGIALRNGLVILQFVIAATFIISIGVMQSQTNFLVNKDLGFDRSHLINISTNYNDQLAKRIKKIPGVEYVATTTQVMGNTFNVSEKVVYKNNTFDFNTVTVTMETLPALGVQLVSGRLFSKEYKQDTINTVVLNEAAAKLLGGNIVGQDYDVPDEKKKYTFRVVGVIKDYNNEGFDKTVLPTVYKVTHLGGMSSTNNLIVRFNADNYQHMIESVRLEWAKIYPDFPMIYTSGEDAFQAQILSDKRFMKMITIFSAFSILLSLLGLFTLSAFVSKRRTKEIAVRKVLGASNLQIVNMLNRSFLIMIIVANLISWPVAYIIMNKWLQGFAYRVDMPFAPFVLATVISLIIALFTVSIQARKAAVSNPVKALKYE; this comes from the coding sequence ATGTTCAAACTCAATCTTAAAATAGCGTTTCGTAACCTCATAAAAAACAGGGTTTATACTGCAATCAATATCGGAGGACTAGCCTTAGGTCTCACTGGATTTGTATTGCTACTATTGTATATTAATCACGAAAATAGCTATGATAGATGGGATCAGAGACTAGAAAATGTTTATCAGATCAGAGAATTTCATAATCTTTCTACCCCTGATAATAAACCACATTGGCAGGAACTTAATAATTCCAGAAATGCAGCGATGCTCAAAAAAAGTATTCCTCAGTTTAAATATGTTACTAAGGTTGATAACGATTGGGGTGATAATTATTCTATAAAAACCGAGCTTGCTGACCCCTTAATATTAAAGGGATTTGTTAATACTGATTCTCTATTCTTTAAGGTATTCTCATATAAGTTTCTGCAGGGCAACGAAAATAATGCATTACAATCTCCTAATTCACTAGTTCTGAAGCATAGTACTGCAAAGTTGTTATTTGGTACTGATGAAGCTTTAGGAAAAACAGTTAAGATGTTGACGTGGCAGGGTGATCCTGGCACAACTTATACTGTTACAGGTGTGGTTGAAGATCCCTCTGTTCCGGAAAGCCTTAAGTTTAATGCAATAATGCATAACGGAGAAAGGGAAAAAGACCCTGAGAATTTGAAAGTCACCACCCACTGCAAAATATACGGTTTAGTAAATACGTCAATAGATACAAATGCGCTAAATAAAACAATTAACAGTGCTCATTTAGATTATAAAAATCAACTCTATGGTGAAACACAAAATAAAGCTCTTTCTAAAGGTAAACGCGTTCCGAGTTTAAAAATTATCCCTTTAAAAGATGTACATGCTAATCCTCCCTTTGCAAGAAACTGGATTGATAAAGTTAAGCCTGTAGTAGCATTATCTATATTTTTATTGTTGATATCTGTCATCAATTTTATTAATCTTGCCACAGCTCAATCTGTACAAAGAGCCAAAGAAGTTGGTGTTAAAAAGGTGTTAGGGACAAGTAAGAATCAGCTTATATGGCAGTTTCTTTTAGAGGCGGCTATTCAAAGTATGCTGGCTTTATTTGTTAGCATTGCACTTGTTGAACTGTTACTGCCCGCTTTTAGTAGTAATTTTGATGTACAGCTTAGCTTTTGGCACAATACAAACCTGGTGATAATATTATTGCAGCTGCTGTCGGTCTTTATTATAGTTACCTTGTTGGCAGGTTTGTATCCTGCCGCTGTACTGTCTAACTATAATCCTATCGCGGTATTAAAAGGAAATTATGAAAATAGTTTTAAAGGCATTGCTTTAAGAAACGGCTTAGTTATTCTCCAGTTCGTAATTGCAGCAACGTTTATAATCTCTATTGGTGTAATGCAATCACAAACAAATTTCTTAGTGAATAAAGATCTTGGTTTTGATCGTTCTCATCTCATCAATATATCGACCAATTATAATGACCAACTTGCCAAAAGGATAAAAAAAATACCTGGAGTTGAATACGTTGCCACTACAACCCAGGTAATGGGAAATACGTTTAACGTTTCTGAAAAAGTAGTGTATAAAAATAACACCTTTGACTTCAATACCGTAACAGTTACCATGGAAACATTGCCAGCTTTGGGCGTACAACTGGTTAGTGGTAGGCTGTTCTCCAAAGAGTATAAACAGGATACAATAAATACGGTTGTTTTAAATGAAGCAGCCGCAAAATTACTTGGTGGAAATATTGTTGGTCAGGACTATGATGTACCAGACGAAAAGAAAAAATATACCTTCCGCGTCGTTGGAGTGATCAAAGATTATAATAATGAAGGTTTTGATAAAACTGTTTTGCCTACAGTTTATAAGGTTACCCATTTGGGCGGGATGTCTAGTACAAATAATCTTATAGTCCGTTTCAATGCGGATAATTACCAACATATGATTGAGTCAGTAAGGTTGGAGTGGGCGAAGATTTATCCGGATTTTCCAATGATATATACCTCTGGCGAAGATGCTTTTCAGGCGCAGATACTTTCAGACAAACGTTTCATGAAAATGATTACGATCTTTAGTGCCTTTTCAATATTACTTTCTTTGCTTGGTTTATTTACCTTATCCGCATTTGTTTCAAAACGGAGAACAAAAGAAATTGCAGTGCGTAAAGTGTTGGGCGCATCGAATTTGCAAATCGTCAATATGTTGAATCGTTCCTTTTTGATCATGATCATAGTGGCAAATCTAATCAGTTGGCCAGTTGCTTATATCATTATGAATAAGTGGCTCCAAGGATTTGCCTATCGGGTTGATATGCCGTTCGCCCCATTTGTACTTGCCACTGTTATTTCTTTAATAATAGCGCTATTTACAGTAAGTATACAGGCCAGAAAAGCTGCGGTTAGTAATCCGGTAAAAGCATTGAAATATGAATAA
- a CDS encoding M1 family metallopeptidase, with protein sequence MKNLSCKSACVGLALILTSGGVWAQVQKTDDSNKNAPYHASSTKINALVHTKLDVKFDYSKRHLIGKEWLTLKPYAYATDSLTLDAKGMDIRTIALINGKNLQTLKYTYDEEQLKIQLGKKFLPGEAYTIFIDYTAKPDELKVKGSAAITDAKGLYFINPDSAVKGKPVQIWTQGETEASSAWFPTIDKPNQKTTAEISITAPAKYVTLSNGKLVSQLKNANGTRTDTWKMDLPHSPYLFMMAVGDFKIYRDKWNNKEVNYYLEPTYAPYAKQIFGLTPEMIGFYSKTLGIDYPWNKYSQIVVRDYVSGAMENTTATLHGAYVQRTPREMLDENFGQAESTIAHELFHQWFGDYVTAESWSNLTVNESFANYSEYLWAEHKYGKDAADAHNYEDLSQYLGSKKEALKNLVRFHYVDKEEVFDAVSYQKGGRILNMMRNYLGDKVFFKGLNIYLKQNAFKNGEAHQLRLAMEEASGQDMNWFFNQWYFNAGHPKISIDYAWDESAKTQKVTLKQTQAGEPFILPMAIDVYAGGSKKRYQVTFKDAVQTFTFASTTKPDLVNVDADKVLLAEKDDHKSLAEFAFQYAHAPLFMDRLEAIEAAGKSKKDAEGAKVLLSALNDKYYSLRIQALDSISSDDSELFKTAMPAIQKLANSDPNTLVQAQAISIIAGNKDAADLALFKKGLESKSYAVQGSSLIALALQQPEEALAVARTLEKDNKAALTQAIAFVYSKFGTEKELPFITEKFTGMSAQEQIELIPAYVHILGKTSDINDLKKGVELVKAIGLKYKSYGYNEYVTNFLLELKKQKQADQATTSYIDTVINELK encoded by the coding sequence ATGAAGAATTTATCTTGCAAATCGGCCTGTGTTGGACTGGCATTAATTTTAACTTCTGGTGGTGTTTGGGCTCAAGTACAAAAAACAGACGACAGTAATAAAAATGCACCATACCATGCATCATCTACAAAAATAAATGCGCTGGTACATACTAAATTAGATGTGAAGTTCGACTATTCGAAACGCCATCTGATTGGTAAAGAATGGTTAACGTTAAAACCTTATGCCTACGCAACAGATTCGCTTACTCTTGATGCAAAAGGCATGGATATTAGAACTATTGCCTTAATAAATGGCAAAAACCTGCAAACGTTAAAATACACCTACGATGAGGAACAGCTAAAAATACAACTGGGAAAGAAATTTTTACCGGGCGAGGCTTACACTATCTTTATTGATTATACGGCAAAGCCTGATGAATTAAAAGTAAAAGGCAGTGCTGCCATAACTGATGCTAAAGGGCTTTATTTTATTAATCCTGACAGTGCTGTTAAAGGGAAACCTGTACAGATCTGGACGCAAGGTGAAACAGAAGCATCGTCGGCATGGTTTCCAACGATAGATAAGCCAAATCAAAAAACTACGGCCGAGATCAGCATTACCGCGCCTGCTAAATACGTAACCTTATCGAACGGAAAATTGGTAAGCCAGTTAAAAAATGCTAATGGAACGCGCACAGATACCTGGAAAATGGATCTGCCACATTCTCCGTATCTATTTATGATGGCTGTTGGCGATTTCAAAATTTATCGTGATAAATGGAATAATAAAGAAGTAAATTACTATCTGGAACCCACATACGCGCCTTATGCCAAACAAATTTTCGGGCTTACTCCTGAAATGATCGGTTTCTATTCTAAAACGCTTGGGATTGATTATCCATGGAATAAATATAGCCAGATTGTAGTTCGTGATTACGTGAGTGGTGCTATGGAAAACACTACTGCAACCTTGCACGGTGCTTACGTACAACGCACCCCAAGAGAAATGCTTGATGAAAATTTTGGACAGGCAGAAAGCACTATTGCTCACGAATTGTTTCATCAATGGTTTGGCGACTATGTTACTGCCGAAAGCTGGAGCAATTTAACTGTAAATGAATCTTTTGCCAATTACAGCGAATATTTATGGGCAGAACATAAGTATGGAAAAGATGCCGCCGATGCACACAATTATGAAGACTTGAGCCAGTATTTAGGTTCAAAAAAAGAGGCTTTAAAGAACCTGGTTCGTTTTCATTATGTTGATAAAGAAGAGGTCTTTGATGCAGTATCTTACCAAAAAGGCGGTCGCATTTTAAACATGATGCGTAATTATTTGGGAGATAAGGTTTTCTTTAAAGGTTTAAATATCTATCTGAAACAAAACGCCTTTAAAAATGGTGAAGCCCATCAATTGCGTTTAGCCATGGAGGAAGCCAGCGGACAGGATATGAACTGGTTTTTTAACCAATGGTATTTTAATGCCGGCCACCCAAAAATAAGCATAGATTATGCATGGGATGAAAGTGCGAAAACACAAAAAGTAACACTTAAACAGACGCAGGCAGGTGAGCCTTTTATACTACCTATGGCTATAGATGTGTATGCGGGTGGCAGTAAAAAACGCTATCAGGTAACATTTAAAGATGCTGTACAGACTTTTACATTTGCAAGCACCACCAAACCGGACCTTGTAAATGTTGACGCAGATAAGGTTTTATTAGCTGAAAAAGATGATCATAAATCATTAGCTGAGTTTGCTTTTCAATATGCACATGCCCCTTTGTTTATGGACAGGCTTGAAGCTATAGAAGCTGCCGGAAAAAGTAAAAAAGATGCTGAAGGTGCAAAAGTTTTACTTTCGGCCTTGAACGATAAGTATTACTCATTAAGAATACAGGCACTTGATTCAATTTCTTCTGATGATTCAGAACTTTTTAAAACTGCAATGCCTGCAATTCAAAAGCTTGCCAACTCAGACCCAAATACTCTTGTGCAGGCACAGGCAATCTCTATCATTGCAGGCAACAAAGATGCTGCTGATTTGGCATTATTTAAGAAAGGACTTGAAAGTAAATCGTATGCTGTACAGGGATCATCATTAATAGCCCTTGCTTTGCAACAACCTGAAGAGGCTTTGGCAGTTGCAAGAACGCTCGAGAAAGATAACAAAGCTGCACTTACCCAAGCTATTGCATTTGTTTATTCTAAATTTGGCACAGAGAAAGAGCTGCCTTTTATTACTGAGAAATTTACTGGAATGTCTGCTCAGGAGCAAATTGAGCTGATTCCTGCTTATGTGCATATATTAGGTAAAACCAGTGATATTAATGATTTAAAAAAAGGCGTTGAGCTTGTTAAGGCCATAGGGCTAAAATATAAAAGTTACGGTTACAATGAATATGTAACTAACTTTCTGCTGGAACTTAAAAAGCAAAAACAAGCTGACCAAGCCACCACTAGCTATATTGATACAGTTATTAATGAATTAAAATAG
- a CDS encoding ABC transporter permease, with protein MFKLNLKIAFRNLLKHKTASLINISGLAIGLAASLLLLLYVQYQWSYDKQFGNSENTYHLMANFYGADKSITGTTPQVSNVLPLVLKEERPEIEHISRVLWASRRLVANGQNSFKIDGRYADPGLLQIFKFDYLSGNPEKAFDDPNSIVLTETIAKRLFGSADVLNRTVRFENQANLKVTAVIRDLPPNFTYGFECLTPWKLYENLNKWPAEPNWDNYSYFTLLTLKNGTDANTFNQKIKNTIAQKTGTKTLEAAPFVYPLEKYHLYGHFTNGVADGGQIEQVRIFIILALGILAIACINFMNLSTARSQKRAKEVGIRKTIGASRASLVMQFLFESFILTIVSVVLAIVMVELFLPAFNGLLNTKLQINYANPANWFAVTGMIAFTGLMAGSYPAFFLSSFNPVQTLKKAVTVKNNFSLSFRQVLVIIQFGFAIVLIVATMILYQQLQYLKNRPLGYNTNALVEMPHEGNLYPKFDQFKNRLLNSGAVTAVAQSSGSIAFQNSNTSGLEWKGMKIEDKKMSFDIIQTTHDFLKTNDIRLIAGRDFSKDHASDSSGLMLNETAVKRMGLKDPIGEQVFFNGKQRPVVGIFADVVWDEPTKTLHPMAIVFNADNSDVITMRLNTTHDIHGSIDQITKITKELNPDFPVEIKFVDSLVAEKFEHEQMLSVISNLFAGLSIFVSCLGLFGLSAFSAEQRTKEIGIRKVLGASLTGIITLLSVSFVKTVIIAMVLAMPIGYLIMENWLVQFDYHVSIGPLVFILTGLSSVFIALVTVSWQAYRAAKTNPVDALKYE; from the coding sequence ATGTTCAAACTCAATCTTAAAATAGCGTTTCGGAATTTATTAAAGCACAAGACCGCTTCGCTGATCAATATCAGCGGGCTTGCCATTGGTCTTGCAGCAAGCTTATTGTTGTTGCTTTATGTACAATACCAATGGAGCTATGACAAGCAATTTGGGAATAGTGAAAACACTTACCACCTCATGGCTAATTTTTACGGTGCCGATAAAAGTATTACAGGAACCACACCACAAGTTTCCAATGTGCTTCCGTTAGTGCTAAAAGAAGAGCGCCCCGAGATAGAACACATCAGTAGGGTATTGTGGGCCAGCAGAAGATTAGTAGCCAATGGGCAAAATTCTTTTAAGATAGATGGACGCTATGCAGACCCAGGCCTGTTGCAAATATTTAAGTTTGATTATCTGAGTGGCAATCCCGAAAAAGCATTTGACGATCCAAACTCCATTGTACTTACAGAAACTATAGCAAAGCGCTTATTTGGCAGCGCCGATGTACTTAACAGGACTGTTCGTTTTGAAAATCAGGCTAATCTGAAGGTTACTGCGGTAATTAGGGACCTTCCGCCAAACTTCACTTATGGATTCGAATGCCTTACCCCCTGGAAACTCTACGAAAATCTGAACAAATGGCCAGCAGAACCTAATTGGGACAATTATTCGTACTTTACACTGCTTACACTTAAGAATGGCACTGATGCCAACACCTTCAACCAAAAGATAAAAAACACCATTGCTCAGAAAACGGGCACAAAGACGCTTGAGGCTGCTCCATTTGTATATCCTCTTGAAAAATACCACCTGTACGGCCACTTTACTAACGGCGTAGCCGATGGCGGCCAGATAGAACAGGTGCGGATCTTCATTATACTCGCCTTAGGTATTCTTGCTATAGCGTGTATCAATTTCATGAATCTCTCTACAGCCAGATCACAGAAACGTGCTAAAGAAGTAGGCATCAGAAAAACAATAGGAGCCAGCCGTGCATCATTGGTAATGCAGTTCTTGTTCGAATCATTTATCCTAACTATAGTTAGTGTGGTACTTGCAATAGTGATGGTTGAATTATTCCTGCCCGCATTTAATGGTCTGTTGAATACCAAACTGCAAATCAATTATGCGAATCCCGCGAACTGGTTTGCAGTAACCGGAATGATCGCATTTACCGGATTAATGGCCGGTAGCTACCCTGCCTTTTTCCTTTCATCCTTTAACCCTGTTCAAACTTTAAAGAAAGCTGTAACAGTTAAAAACAACTTTAGCCTCAGCTTTAGGCAAGTGCTCGTTATCATCCAGTTCGGTTTTGCAATTGTTCTTATAGTGGCAACAATGATTCTTTATCAGCAATTACAATATCTAAAAAACAGACCTCTGGGATACAATACCAATGCCCTGGTCGAGATGCCTCATGAAGGAAACCTTTATCCCAAATTTGATCAGTTCAAAAACAGGCTCCTAAACTCAGGTGCAGTAACTGCAGTCGCCCAGTCGTCCGGTAGTATTGCCTTTCAAAATTCGAATACAAGCGGACTAGAGTGGAAGGGTATGAAAATAGAAGATAAGAAAATGTCATTCGACATTATTCAGACCACTCACGATTTCTTAAAAACAAATGACATTAGGTTAATTGCCGGACGCGACTTTAGTAAAGACCATGCCTCAGATTCATCTGGACTAATGCTCAATGAAACCGCCGTAAAACGGATGGGACTTAAAGATCCAATTGGTGAGCAGGTTTTTTTTAATGGCAAGCAAAGGCCTGTTGTTGGCATATTTGCTGATGTAGTGTGGGATGAGCCGACCAAAACATTGCATCCTATGGCTATAGTATTTAATGCAGACAATAGTGATGTGATTACAATGAGGCTAAACACCACACACGACATTCACGGAAGCATTGATCAGATCACCAAAATCACAAAAGAACTGAACCCCGATTTTCCTGTAGAGATCAAATTTGTAGATAGTCTGGTAGCTGAGAAATTTGAGCATGAACAGATGTTGTCTGTCATATCTAATCTCTTTGCAGGTCTTTCCATATTCGTTTCCTGTCTTGGTTTATTTGGCTTGTCAGCTTTTAGCGCCGAACAGCGTACCAAAGAGATTGGCATACGTAAAGTACTTGGCGCAAGCCTTACAGGTATTATAACCCTGTTGTCAGTAAGCTTTGTTAAAACGGTTATAATAGCTATGGTGCTGGCTATGCCAATAGGATATCTGATTATGGAGAACTGGCTGGTGCAGTTTGATTACCATGTTTCTATTGGCCCTCTGGTTTTCATTCTTACCGGATTATCAAGCGTTTTCATTGCGTTGGTTACCGTAAGCTGGCAGGCATATCGTGCTGCAAAGACAAATCCAGTTGATGCATTGAAATACGAATAA
- a CDS encoding ABC transporter substrate-binding protein, with the protein MQRSFTDQLNREIVIHYPTKRIISLVPSQTELLFELGLDQEIIGLTKFCIHPIEKFAERTKVGGTKKLNIQLIKDLDPDLIIGNKEENEQLQIEELMEDYPVWMSDIYTLEDAKKTISQIGELVNREPEAAYLNHLITAGFNDLQTLAVQNRINKKVAYLIWKKPYMLAGSNTFIDNILALNGLSNVIKKKRYPEIELNELAQLKPDLIFLSSEPYPFKEEHLEEIRAIIPEAKVMLVDGEMFSWYGSRLVKAVQYLFQLQKELY; encoded by the coding sequence ATGCAACGCAGCTTTACCGATCAGCTAAATAGAGAAATCGTAATCCACTACCCGACAAAGCGGATTATCTCTTTAGTACCTTCTCAAACAGAGTTGTTATTTGAGCTTGGGCTTGATCAGGAAATTATTGGGCTTACAAAATTTTGTATCCATCCCATAGAAAAGTTTGCAGAGCGCACCAAAGTAGGTGGAACCAAGAAGTTGAACATTCAGCTAATAAAGGATTTAGATCCTGATCTCATCATTGGAAATAAAGAAGAGAACGAGCAATTGCAAATTGAAGAACTGATGGAAGATTATCCTGTATGGATGAGTGATATTTATACTTTAGAAGATGCCAAAAAAACCATTAGCCAAATAGGGGAACTGGTGAACAGGGAACCCGAAGCTGCTTACTTAAATCATCTGATAACAGCAGGCTTTAACGATCTTCAAACCCTGGCTGTACAAAATAGAATCAATAAAAAAGTTGCTTATCTGATCTGGAAAAAACCATATATGTTAGCTGGCTCAAATACCTTTATAGATAATATATTGGCATTAAACGGCCTTAGTAATGTAATTAAAAAGAAAAGGTATCCGGAAATTGAATTGAATGAGCTTGCCCAGCTAAAGCCCGACCTGATATTTTTATCCTCAGAGCCTTATCCCTTCAAAGAAGAACACCTTGAAGAAATAAGGGCCATAATACCTGAGGCTAAAGTAATGTTAGTGGATGGAGAGATGTTCTCCTGGTATGGTAGCCGACTGGTTAAGGCAGTTCAATACCTTTTTCAGCTTCAAAAAGAACTTTACTAA
- a CDS encoding OmpA family protein, with protein sequence MTKKTILFLALLVSVTLSCKTKKKVVQTTPVPIEKPAGDTELDNIKKDLPESQVERTNAGIKFTFSSEILFPTNSSYLNEGSKKSIADVAKVLKQKDPNRQILIEGHSDKTGTAKYNQWLSEKRAVSVKNYLVSLGINGNRIQTSGLGDTQPIADNKTKEGRLKNRRVEVTLLK encoded by the coding sequence ATGACAAAGAAAACAATCTTATTTCTGGCCCTCTTAGTTAGCGTAACACTCTCGTGTAAAACAAAAAAGAAAGTCGTTCAGACAACACCTGTTCCAATAGAGAAGCCAGCGGGCGACACGGAGCTTGACAACATTAAAAAAGATCTTCCTGAAAGTCAGGTAGAGCGTACAAATGCCGGAATTAAATTTACATTTAGTTCAGAGATTTTATTCCCTACCAACTCTTCGTATTTAAATGAAGGTTCAAAAAAGAGTATTGCTGATGTTGCCAAAGTTTTAAAACAAAAGGATCCGAACCGTCAAATTCTTATTGAAGGCCATTCTGATAAAACAGGAACTGCAAAATACAATCAATGGTTATCAGAAAAACGTGCAGTATCTGTTAAAAATTATCTGGTTAGTTTAGGCATTAACGGAAACAGGATTCAAACTTCAGGATTAGGTGACACGCAACCAATTGCGGATAACAAAACTAAAGAAGGACGTTTAAAAAACAGAAGAGTTGAGGTCACTTTGTTAAAGTAA